From Triticum urartu cultivar G1812 chromosome 2, Tu2.1, whole genome shotgun sequence, a single genomic window includes:
- the LOC125536156 gene encoding 4-alpha-glucanotransferase DPE1, chloroplastic/amyloplastic, with product MALARTVPLPQLASASPLRGHRRCRLLLLPAMPQARGVACRAATTTPAAVASVGVGEDLPEGYEQMMPTVEASQRRRAGVLLHPTSLRGPHGIGDLGDEALAFLDWLHGAGCTLWQVLPLVPPGRKSGEDGSPYSGQDANCGSTLLISLEELVKDGLLMEDELPDPLDMEYVEFDTVANLKEPLIAKAAERLLQSPGELRRQYDEFKKNPDVSGWLEDAALFAAIDNSINAVSWSEWPEPLKDRHPGALKDIYENQKDFIENFMAQQFLFEKQWKRVRSHAQKLGISIMGDMPIYVGYHSADVWANRKSFLLDKNGFPTFVSGVPPDAFSKTGQLWNSPLYDWKSMEADGFAWWVKRIKRALDLYDEFRIDHFRGLAGFWAVPSGSEVAMFGSWRAGPRNAFFDALFKAVGRINIIAEDLGVITEDVVELRKSIGAPGMAVLQFAFGGGPGNPHLPHNHELNQVVYTGTHDNDTAVGWWQSLPEEEKQTVFKYLPQVSNSDVSWALIATALSSVARTSMVTMQDILSLGSSARMNTPATQKGNWKWRIPSCVSFDSLSLEEAKLKELLTLYGRL from the exons ATGGCGCTCGCGCGAACCGTCCCGCTCCCGCAGCTCGCTTCGGCCTCGCCCCTCCGCGGACACCGCcgctgccgcctcctcctcctccccgcaATGCCGCAGGCGCGCGGGGTCGCCTGCCGCGCCGCGACGACGACGCCGGCGGCGGTGGCGTCGGTGGGCGTCGGGGAGGACCTGCCCGAGGGGTACGAGCAGATGATGCCGACCGTGGAGGCGTCCCAGCGGCGCCGCGCGGGGGTTCTGCTGCACCCGACGTCGCTCCGCGGCCCGCACGGCATCGGCGACCTCGGCGACGAGGCCCTCGCGTTCCTCGACTGGCTCCACGGCGCCGGGTGCACGCTCTGGCAG GTTCTTCCACTTGTTCCCCCGGGAAGAAAATCCGGGGAGGATGGTTCTCCTTATTCAGGACAG GATGCAAACTGTGGTAGTACCTTATTGATTTCTCTCGAAGAGCTTGTTAAAGATGGGCTGTTGATGGAAGACGAACTTCCTGATCCTTT AGATATGGAATATGTTGAATTTGACACCGTTGCTAATCTGAAAGAACCTCTTATTGCCAAG GCAGCAGAGAGGCTACTACAGAGCCCTGGAGAGCTCAGAAGGCAGTATGACGAATTCAAGAAAAATCCAGATGTTTCAG GTTGGCTTGAAGATGCTGCACTTTTCGCTGCTATCGACAATAGCATCAATGCAGTGTCCTGGTCTGAGTGGCCTGAACCGCTGAAAGATCGCCATCCTGGAGCCTTGAAAGATATATATGAAAACCAGAAGGACTTT ATAGAAAATTTTATGGCACAACAGTTCTTATTTGAAAAGCAATGGAAACGGGTTCGTTCACATGCACAGAAGCTTGGCATCAGCATAATGGGTGACATGCCAATATATGTTGGCTACCACAGCGCAGATGTTTGGGCAAACAGGAAATCATTTTTGCTG GACAAGAATGGTTTCCCCACATTTGTTAGTGGTGTTCCACCTGATGCGTTCAGTAAAACTGGTCAGTTATGGAACAG CCCATTGTATGACTGGAAATCTATGGAAGCAGATGGCTTTGCATGGTGGGTAAAGAGGATTAAACGTGCCCTTGATTTGTATGATGAGTTCCGTATTGACCATTTCCGCGGGCTTGCTGGTTTTTGGGCAGTTCCTTCGG GATCAGAAGTAGCGATGTTTGGAAGCTGGAGG GCTGGACCAAGGAATGCCTTTTTTGATGCGCTTTTCAAAGCTGTTGGTAGAATAAATATAATCGCAGAAGACCTG GGGGTGATAACTGAAGATGTTGTTGAGTTAAGGAAGTCTATTGGGGCTCCGGGGATGGCAGTTCTTCAGTTCG CTTTTGGTGGTGGTCCTGGCAACCCCCACTTACCTCATAACCATGAATTGAATCAAGTTGTATACACTGGGACACATGATAATGATACA GCTGTTGGCTGGTGGCAAAGCTTACCAGAGGAAGAGAAGCAAACT GTGTTCAAGTATCTACCGCAGGTCAGCAACTCGGATGTCTCTTGGGCGCTAATTGCTACTGCCCTCTCTTCCGTTGCGAGGACTTCCATGGTAACCATGCAGGACATACTCAGCCTTGGCAGCTCTGCTAGGATGAACACTCCAGCTACACAG AAAGGAAATTGGAAATGGAGGATACCAAGCTGTGTCAGCTTTGACAGCCTTAGCCTCGAAGAAGCAAAGCTGAAGGAGTTGCTTACGCTGTACGGCCGGCTGTGA